From Rhodovastum atsumiense, a single genomic window includes:
- a CDS encoding ABC transporter ATP-binding protein, translating to MASHPVTALRMPSRPPPATRQVAALREVSLAGRRQPVLRRLGLEIATGERLALLGPAGAGKTAALMLLSGFTRPDTGSVLLGGREAADIPPAARELALVGHDEVLLPHLGVAGNIALPLELRSGPSVGHADRVGRLMDALRLVGLADRRPCDLSAEQRARTVLARALVTQPGLVLLDDPCAGLDPSARAAVLADLAPLLQGMAVVLATRDPGDALHLGGRVAVLEAGALLQAGPVQEVYDQPDSLRVARLLGAANLLPGRVEAVEDDIAIVRLGCGLTVEAAATPAAVPGRDCQVFIRPERVAVAAVTPADMGEGALPALVAGIAWRGDQVRLSLRLGAEGPRPAELIVTRPAVVPLAGLTAGQQVAVAWQAEYARVLAREDPVIE from the coding sequence GTGGCATCTCATCCCGTTACCGCCCTGCGTATGCCCTCGCGGCCGCCCCCGGCCACGCGCCAGGTCGCGGCGCTGCGCGAGGTCAGCCTGGCCGGACGTCGCCAGCCGGTGCTGCGGCGCCTCGGCCTGGAGATCGCCACCGGCGAGAGGCTGGCCCTGCTGGGGCCGGCGGGGGCGGGGAAAACCGCGGCTCTGATGCTGCTGTCGGGCTTCACACGGCCGGACACGGGTTCGGTGCTGCTGGGCGGGCGGGAAGCGGCCGACATCCCACCGGCGGCGCGTGAACTCGCCCTGGTGGGCCATGACGAGGTCCTGCTGCCGCATCTGGGCGTCGCCGGCAACATCGCCCTGCCGCTGGAACTGCGCTCCGGGCCGAGCGTGGGCCATGCCGACCGGGTCGGGCGGCTGATGGATGCGCTGCGCCTGGTTGGCCTCGCCGACCGCCGGCCCTGTGACCTGTCGGCCGAGCAGCGCGCGCGCACAGTGCTGGCGCGCGCGCTGGTGACGCAGCCGGGGCTGGTGCTGCTCGACGATCCCTGCGCGGGGCTCGATCCGTCGGCCCGGGCGGCGGTGCTGGCCGACCTTGCCCCGCTGCTGCAGGGCATGGCGGTGGTGCTGGCGACGCGCGACCCCGGCGATGCGTTGCACCTGGGCGGGCGCGTCGCCGTGCTGGAGGCCGGCGCGTTGCTGCAGGCCGGTCCGGTCCAGGAGGTCTACGATCAGCCCGACTCGTTGCGGGTCGCCCGCCTGCTGGGCGCCGCCAACCTGCTGCCGGGCCGGGTGGAGGCGGTGGAGGACGACATCGCCATCGTGCGGCTCGGCTGCGGCCTGACGGTGGAGGCGGCGGCGACGCCGGCCGCGGTGCCGGGACGCGATTGCCAGGTGTTCATCCGCCCGGAGCGCGTGGCGGTGGCGGCGGTGACGCCGGCGGACATGGGGGAGGGCGCCTTGCCGGCGCTGGTGGCCGGCATCGCTTGGCGGGGTGATCAAGTGCGGCTGTCGCTGCGCCTGGGGGCCGAGGGGCCGCGCCCGGCGGAGCTGATCGTGACCCGCCCGGCGGTGGTGCCGCTGGCCGGGCTGACCGCCGGCCAGCAGGTCGCCGTGGCCTGGCAGGCCGAGTACGCGCGCGTGCTGGCGCGCGAGGATCCCGTGATCGAATGA
- a CDS encoding extracellular solute-binding protein, translating to MTRALIAAILIAFAAPVHAEARDLTVALVAGGPVQGLRQTYILPFLATGTPVVTATRQPGLETLRDAAARWDVVQLGAATLAAACQAGLVEKLDWGAIGGRDRILPQAATECGQGAFARATVLSWDREKFPGTPTWQDFWDIAKVPGKRGLRRSPRGTLEIALLGDGVAPNDVYRLLRTEEGSDRAFRRLDQLAPYIVWWDAAGRDGARLLTAGEVLMTSAPSQAIALANRGGAHSFGLQWAGELVEIESWAIVKGSPNHEAARRFLDFAGDPKVQARLPAVAALGAVAKGAQEGLSPEQSAVSPTVNSGAALFVDEAFWRENGERLGKRFDTWVSR from the coding sequence ATGACGCGCGCCCTTATTGCGGCCATCCTGATCGCCTTTGCCGCGCCGGTGCACGCAGAGGCCCGTGACCTGACCGTCGCCCTGGTTGCTGGTGGCCCGGTGCAGGGGCTGCGCCAGACCTATATCCTTCCCTTCCTCGCCACCGGCACCCCGGTGGTGACCGCCACGCGCCAGCCTGGTCTGGAGACGTTGCGCGACGCGGCGGCGCGGTGGGATGTGGTACAGCTCGGCGCAGCCACGCTGGCGGCGGCCTGCCAGGCCGGGCTGGTGGAAAAGCTCGACTGGGGCGCGATCGGCGGGCGCGACCGGATCCTGCCGCAGGCGGCGACCGAATGCGGCCAGGGTGCCTTCGCCCGGGCCACCGTGCTGTCATGGGACCGCGAGAAATTCCCCGGCACGCCGACCTGGCAGGATTTCTGGGACATCGCCAAGGTGCCCGGCAAGCGTGGCCTGCGCCGTTCGCCGCGAGGCACGCTGGAGATCGCGTTGCTCGGCGATGGCGTGGCGCCCAATGACGTCTATCGCCTGCTGCGCACCGAGGAAGGAAGCGACCGTGCCTTCCGCCGGCTCGACCAGTTGGCGCCCTATATCGTCTGGTGGGATGCGGCGGGCCGTGACGGGGCGCGTCTGCTGACTGCGGGCGAAGTGTTGATGACCAGCGCGCCGTCACAGGCGATCGCCCTGGCCAATCGGGGCGGGGCGCACAGTTTCGGCCTGCAATGGGCGGGTGAGCTGGTGGAGATCGAGTCCTGGGCGATCGTCAAGGGCAGTCCGAACCATGAGGCCGCCCGGCGTTTCCTCGACTTCGCCGGTGACCCGAAAGTACAGGCGCGGTTGCCGGCCGTGGCGGCGCTGGGCGCGGTGGCCAAGGGCGCGCAGGAGGGCCTGTCCCCCGAGCAGAGTGCTGTCTCGCCGACCGTGAATTCAGGGGCGGCGTTATTCGTCGACGAGGCGTTCTGGCGCGAGAATGGCGAGCGTCTGGGCAAGCGCTTCGATACCTGGGTCAGTCGGTGA
- a CDS encoding ABC transporter permease, with protein MPPQAVVNFEAVTQGTTTVLTLRGHLDIDGAGRLWTEATRRAGEGTVVDLAALAGCDSAGAALLVAIERRGGRLESASAQVAAMLGRARNALQEPPPVPTAPPTPWYVTLRHGLDAMADGFAYLGEAVLALLALPRRLRQFRRIDLLRTADQAGVRAVPLILLLGVLMGLILAFQSLIPMRRFGADIFVANLVAISLLRELGPLLAAVVLAGRSGSAFAAEIGTMKVNEEIDALTTMGVDPMTMLVLPRLSAAMLVMPVLTVLLELAGLVGMTLVLVASGIPLVAVGNQVAQWVRPQDFYGGLAKAVVFGAVVAAIGCRAGLAAGVGPRAVGQAATAAVVGGIVATIVLDGVFAVLFYRLGL; from the coding sequence ATGCCTCCGCAGGCCGTGGTGAATTTTGAGGCCGTGACGCAGGGCACCACCACCGTGCTGACCCTGCGCGGCCATCTCGACATCGATGGGGCCGGCCGCCTGTGGACCGAGGCGACCCGGCGGGCAGGTGAGGGCACGGTCGTCGATCTGGCGGCGCTGGCGGGCTGCGACAGTGCCGGCGCGGCCTTGCTGGTGGCGATCGAACGCCGCGGCGGCCGGCTGGAGAGCGCCAGCGCGCAGGTCGCCGCGATGCTGGGGCGGGCGCGCAACGCCCTGCAGGAGCCGCCCCCCGTGCCAACGGCGCCGCCAACCCCCTGGTACGTAACGCTGCGCCATGGCCTGGACGCCATGGCCGATGGTTTCGCCTATCTGGGGGAAGCGGTGCTGGCCCTGCTGGCCCTGCCGCGCCGGCTGCGCCAGTTCCGCCGGATCGACCTGCTGCGCACGGCCGATCAGGCAGGGGTGCGCGCGGTGCCGCTGATCCTGCTGCTCGGCGTGCTGATGGGGCTGATCCTGGCGTTCCAGTCGCTGATCCCGATGCGTCGCTTCGGCGCCGACATTTTCGTCGCCAATCTGGTGGCGATCAGTCTGCTGCGCGAGCTGGGGCCGCTGCTGGCGGCGGTGGTGCTGGCCGGCCGGTCCGGCTCGGCCTTCGCCGCCGAGATCGGCACCATGAAGGTCAACGAGGAGATCGATGCGTTGACCACCATGGGGGTCGATCCCATGACCATGCTGGTGCTGCCGCGGCTGTCGGCGGCGATGCTGGTGATGCCGGTGCTGACCGTGCTGCTGGAACTCGCCGGGCTGGTGGGCATGACCCTGGTGCTGGTCGCCTCCGGCATTCCCCTCGTTGCCGTGGGCAACCAGGTGGCGCAATGGGTGCGGCCGCAGGATTTCTATGGCGGGTTGGCCAAGGCGGTGGTGTTCGGGGCGGTGGTGGCGGCGATCGGGTGCCGGGCCGGGCTGGCGGCGGGGGTAGGGCCGCGCGCGGTCGGGCAGGCGGCCACGGCCGCCGTGGTGGGCGGCATCGTCGCCACGATCGTCCTCGATGGGGTGTTCGCCGTGCTGTTCTACCGGCTCGGGCTGTGA
- a CDS encoding ABC transporter ATP-binding protein, translating into MTAPVLLGSRLAQRFGSRTIYRDVSFAVQPGEVFVILGGSGCGKSTLLRQAIGLLPPAEGQVELFGENLYSVSSETRAALLRRVGVMFQSGALFGSMTLLENVMLPLEIHTGLPPAARRDVARLKLGLVGLADAAGRLPAEISGGMAKRAAIARALALDPPLLFLDEPSAGLDPVTSAGLDRLILDLRRDLGLTFVVVTHELASILAIADRCLMLDRAAQGVIATGDPRRLREESEVPMVRAFFRREAA; encoded by the coding sequence GTGACGGCCCCGGTCCTGCTGGGCAGCCGGCTGGCCCAACGCTTCGGCTCCCGCACGATCTACCGCGACGTGAGCTTCGCGGTGCAGCCGGGCGAAGTGTTCGTCATCCTCGGCGGATCGGGGTGCGGCAAGTCGACGCTGCTGCGCCAGGCGATCGGGCTGCTGCCGCCGGCCGAAGGGCAGGTGGAACTTTTCGGCGAAAATCTCTATTCCGTTTCATCCGAAACGCGCGCCGCGCTGCTCCGGCGGGTCGGCGTGATGTTCCAGTCGGGGGCCCTGTTCGGCAGCATGACGCTGCTGGAGAATGTGATGCTGCCGTTGGAGATCCATACCGGGCTGCCCCCGGCCGCGCGCCGCGACGTTGCGCGGTTGAAACTCGGGCTGGTCGGGCTGGCCGATGCCGCCGGCCGGCTGCCCGCCGAGATCTCCGGCGGCATGGCCAAGCGCGCGGCGATCGCGCGGGCGCTGGCGCTCGATCCGCCGCTGCTGTTCCTCGACGAACCTTCGGCCGGGCTCGATCCGGTCACTTCGGCCGGGCTCGACCGGCTGATCCTGGATTTGCGGCGTGACCTCGGCCTGACCTTCGTGGTGGTGACGCATGAATTGGCCTCGATCCTGGCCATTGCCGATCGCTGCCTGATGCTCGACCGCGCCGCGCAAGGGGTGATCGCCACCGGCGACCCGCGGCGCCTGCGCGAGGAAAGCGAGGTGCCGATGGTGCGTGCCTTCTTCCGCCGCGAGGCGGCATGA
- a CDS encoding MlaD family protein has product MSGTRGTFLRVGLLLATGIAVAVGLALFLGGNRIRNGQIYETYFNESVQGLNIGAPVKFRGVSLGEVTEIGLVSAVYLDNQPVDVNRPTDALVYVRYMLDLQRVGRVQDGAAVVRGGLRARLANQGITGLAYIELDFVDPRLFPEITVPWRPHYPEIPSMPSTIVQVQDAAQALLARINSIDLVALGHTTQTVLDDVHRQLTEGEAQQALVAATELMHTLRGTVEAAQVPALAAELQATAAALRRTLSGPQSKETMAAVARAANRFAEVASRLPALVVALEAVVRRSNTGIVDLQAELAPVLRDARAATANLRETTETLRRYPAGALLGGPPPRENGR; this is encoded by the coding sequence ATGAGCGGGACACGCGGTACTTTCCTGCGCGTGGGCCTGCTGCTGGCGACCGGGATCGCGGTCGCGGTCGGGCTGGCGCTGTTCCTGGGCGGCAACCGCATCCGCAACGGCCAGATCTACGAGACCTATTTCAACGAAAGCGTGCAGGGGCTGAATATCGGCGCGCCGGTGAAGTTCCGCGGTGTTTCGCTCGGCGAGGTGACCGAGATCGGGCTGGTGAGCGCGGTCTATCTCGATAACCAGCCGGTGGACGTGAACCGGCCCACCGACGCCCTGGTCTATGTGCGCTACATGCTGGACCTGCAGCGCGTCGGCCGGGTGCAGGACGGCGCCGCCGTGGTCCGCGGCGGGCTGCGCGCCCGGCTGGCCAACCAGGGCATCACCGGGCTCGCCTATATCGAACTGGACTTCGTCGATCCCCGGCTGTTCCCGGAGATCACGGTGCCGTGGCGGCCGCACTATCCCGAGATCCCGTCGATGCCCAGCACCATCGTGCAGGTGCAGGACGCGGCGCAGGCGCTGCTGGCGCGGATCAATTCCATCGACCTCGTCGCCCTCGGCCACACCACCCAGACGGTGCTGGACGATGTCCACCGCCAGCTCACCGAGGGCGAGGCGCAGCAGGCGCTGGTGGCGGCGACCGAGCTGATGCACACGCTGCGCGGCACGGTCGAGGCGGCGCAGGTCCCGGCGCTGGCGGCCGAGTTGCAGGCGACCGCGGCGGCGCTGCGGCGGACGCTGAGCGGGCCGCAGAGCAAGGAGACGATGGCCGCCGTCGCGCGTGCGGCCAATCGCTTCGCCGAGGTCGCGTCCCGCCTGCCGGCGCTGGTGGTGGCGCTGGAAGCGGTGGTGCGCCGCTCCAACACCGGGATCGTCGATTTGCAGGCCGAACTGGCGCCGGTGCTGCGCGATGCGCGGGCGGCCA